Proteins from one Kazachstania africana CBS 2517 chromosome 1, complete genome genomic window:
- the RPB11 gene encoding DNA-directed RNA polymerase II core subunit RPB11 (similar to Saccharomyces cerevisiae RPB11 (YOL005C); ancestral locus Anc_6.30) codes for MNAPDRFELFLLGEGESKLKIDPDTKSPNAVVITFEKEDHTLGNLIRAELLNDTKVLFAAYKVEHPFFARFKLRVQTIEGYDPKEALKNACNSIINKLGILKTNFETEWNLQTLASDENFGI; via the coding sequence ATGAACGCTCCAGATAGATTTGAACTCTTCCTTCTAGGTGAAGGTGAGTCGAAGTTAAAGATTGATCCAGATACTAAATCTCCAAATGCTGTGGTaataacttttgaaaaagaagatcatACACTGGGGAATTTAATCAGAGCAGAACTTCTTAATGATACAAAGGTGCTATTCGCAGCTTATAAGGTTGAGCATCCCTTTTTCGCAAGATTTAAATTGAGAGTACAAACGATAGAAGGTTATGATCCAAAGGAGGCATTAAAAAATGCATGTAATAGTATTATTAATAAACTGGGTATATTAAAAACGAATTTCGAAACTGAATGGAACTTACAAACATTAGCATCCGATGAAAATTTCGGCATATGA